In Methanobrevibacter oralis, the genomic window GACATGTGAAAGCGGAAAAAATACCACTAACAGATGATACTACAACAGAAGCGGGTATTTTTAATGTACCAAGCATTATTCCAATGAGAAATGCCATTGTTATTTCTTCATGATTTTTAACCAAGAAATTTAAAATTTTTGAAAACCCCAAAATTCCAATAACTGCTCCCACTAAAAATACTATAATTTCACTTAAATGTACTTCGCGAAGAGCATTTAACATGTATTTATACTGTCCCAATAAGACTAAAAGAAATGATCCAGAGATTCCTGGTAAAATCATTGCACAAACTGCAATAAGGCCTGAAACAAATAAGACTGGAAGGGAATGATTAGCTGCAATAGGATTTATGCTCACAAAAATATATGCTGAAATAAATCCTAAAAAGGCAAAAAGAACGTTTTTAATTGTAATTTGATCTAATTTTTTAAATAAGATATACGCAGAAGCAATAATTAATCCTAAAAAAAATGAATATGTTAAAGCGGCATGAAAATCCATACAATATGTAATAAAACTAGAAAGTGAAAGTAAAGCACATGCAATACCTAATCCTAAAGGTATAAAAAATTTGAAATCAATTTCTTCAAGTAGCTTATCCCAAAAACCTGTTAAGTCAAGTTTTAATAGTGGTTTTAAAAATCCAAATCGGATTTTACTAATTGCACCTACTAAATGTGCATAAATTCCTGTAATTAAAGCTATTGTTCCACCAGACACGCCAGGAACAATATCAGCAGAACCCATAAGAATTCCACGGACAAAAATTAAAAATGCTTCTTTAATATCAAAGTTCATTAAATCTCCTCTTAACTAATATTATCATGCATTAAATAAATACTTTATCAATAAAAAAAAAGAAGGGTAAAAATACCCTTTAAATTTATTCTCTAAATGGTTGTGGAAGTTCACAAACATCTGTACCTTTAGCTAGATATTGATATACTAAAGCAGCACAAATTCCACCTAAAATAGGGCCAATTAAATAAATTGGGAAGAAAATCCATAAATTAGCACCGCCTAAAAGCATATCCATAAAATAGGGACCAAAAGTACGAGCTGGATTAATTGAAGCACCAGTAAATGCCCCTAAAACAGCAATAACAGCTGTTACAGTCATTCCAATTGAAATACCTGCAAAACCAGGTTCTGCTTTTTTATCAATAGCAACACCCATAACAACTATTACCAAGAAGAATGTTCCTAAAAATTCAGCAAACATTGCTTGAAGATAACTTACGCCTAATCCAGGTGCAGTTGCTCCTAAACCTCCAATAAGAACTGCAGGAGCACCTAAACATAAATACAATGCTAAACTTCCTAAACATGCTCCAATAACTTGTCCTATAATATAATACAAACTATCAATTAAGTTTATATTTTTAGAAACTAATAATCCTATTGTTACTGCAGGATTTAAATGAGCACCGGAAATTTTTCCAAATAAATAAATACAAACCATTACAGTTAAACCAAATACTAAAGCTATTGCAATCCAGTCTCCAAGACCTCCTAAAATTCCAATACCTACATTATTGGGATTTATTGAATCTGAAATCAGCAAAGTTACAACTGCAGAACCTGTTCCAAAAAATACTAAAAAGAATGTTCCTAAAAGTTCAGCAAGAAACTTTTTTTGAATATTGCAAGTCATAGTTACCCCTTAATTAAACAGCTTCTCTCCATTGACAGTATTCATGTTTATTATCTACTAATGAAGATGCTGCACAATTTTTACAACCCCTTACTGGAGAACCTGGAAGATTTTTATCTAATGCAATAACATTAGTCATCATAGTAGCTGTAATAGGTTCTGAAGTAAGTAAACAAGGATAATCAGCTAATCTCATAAGAGATGAGAATCTAACTGTTATAGCACATGCAGGATAGGTGTATCTTTGTGGATTCATAATTATTTCATTTTCTAAAATAGGACCTAAATCAACATCCAAATCACTGATTTTTGGAACTAAATCTGTTTTTAAACCAGCCCTATATTTACGGGCATCTGAGATTGCATTAAATCCTCTGTAAATCATATCCATAAAGTCACAATTGTGTAACTCAGCAGCTGCTCCTCTTGTAGGATATAATTGAACATAGTTATGGTATCTTTTAGATAATAAATCAACCACCATTGGTGCATTAAATCCATCTAATTCTAAAATATATTCTGATGCACAAGCAGCTGAACCAGTAGCTAAACTTAATACATTAAATGCATGCTTATAATTGTCTAAATTGTTTGTTAAAGAACTTTCAATAACCTCAGCAACTGTTTGTACAATTGCAAGGGTAACATCATCTTTACACATATTATAAGTAGATTGACCAATATGATGCCCAATATCTCCAACACAGTATGCTGGTACAGTTACAATATTTCCATAGTGCACTTCATCATCCATTGCAGATTTTACTGTAGAAGTCATTTTCTTTTTATATTTGTTCATATAATCTCTTACATCAAAAGAAGAATGCTTTGAATCATCCATTAATTTCCCTTGAGCTTCGATAGAATTTTTATAGATGTCTTGTAATATAGCTATTTCTTTTTCTGTTGCTTCACTTGCAGTTGCACCAGATTCTATGGCATTAGCAAATACATCGCCTATACCATAAGATGTATTCATACCCCATGATTTAGCAGATAAAATAGCTTGTTTATGGAGGAGTGGAATATCAGTTTTTTGTAAAATTTGATTTACAACATTACTAGTACTTCCTGGCATTAAAGCAAAATCCACTACACAAGTAGGTCCATAAAAACCACCATATCTTCTAATTGATTCACGAGCTATTAAAGCTTCACAATCCGCTATAGCCTGTACAAATTTATCTATACTATCTGCAAATTTACCATCTTCCTCACATAAAATTTCTAAAACTGGAGGAGTTTGGAAATGTTCAATAAATGGATCATCTTCAGATACAATAGTATCAGTTATTGAAGATAATACATCGAAATGACTTTCAACAGATTTTTTGTGCAAATTTATTACAGACTCTGCTTGAATATCTAGTGCTTTCATCTTTGAAACAGCATCAGCATATGGTTTAGCATCACTGATTTTAAAGCTGTTATACCTGTTTTTTGAGATTACCTCAATGTCTGCTTTTTGAGCAGCCATAGCCTCTGAAATCATTTTTTCATATAACTCTCTCATAGTATCACCACTATAAAATAGTTTATCAATATTAATTAATAACTTTATTGATATGTTTTTAACAAAAAAGAATAAAAATATTTTAAAAAAAAAGAAATTTTAATAAACAAATTTTAAAAAGTTTATTAAAAATATTAATAAAATAATAAATTTACTTGGAAACTTTTATGTCAATTAACTCTTTTGCATAAGGAGTTATATTTTCATTTAAAATCTTTTCTAAAAATTGACCAGTATAAGTACCACTTTTAGCAATTTCTTCTGGAGTTCCACTAGCTATTACTTGACCTCCACCATCTCCTCCTTCAGGACCTAAATCAATAATATGATCTGCTGTTTTAATTACATCTAAATTATGTTCAATTACAACAACAGAATTACCTGCATCGGTTAGGCGAGCTAAAACTTCTAAAAGCTTTTTAATATCATCAAAATGAAGCCCAGTAGTTGGTTCATCTAAAATATACAATGTTTTACCAGTACTTGTTCTTGATAATTCTTTAGCTAATTTAATTCTTTGAGCTTCACCACCTGACAATGTTGTAGCAGGTTGTCCTATTTTCATGTAACCTAACCCTACATCGTATAAGGTTTGTAATTTCTTATTAATTTTTGGAATATGTTCAAAGAATTCTAAAGCTTCTTCAACTGTCATTTCTAAAACTTCATAGATATTTTTACCTTTATATCTAATATCTAAAGTCTCTTCATTGTATCGTTTACCACCACACACTTCACATGGAACATATACATCAGCTAAAAAGTGCATTTCAATTTGTACAATTCCATCACCAGAACAAGCTTCGCATCTTCCACCTTTTACATTAAAACTAAATCTTCCAGGCTTATATCCTCTTGCTTTAGCTTCTGGAGTTTGTGCAAATAAATCACGAATATCTGTAAACACTCCTGTATATGTAGCAGGGTTAGATCTTGGAGTTCTACCAATTGGTTTTTGATCAATAGCTATGATTTTATCAATATTCTCAGTTCCTTCAATCTCATCATATTTTCCTGCAAAAGTAAATTTACGAGCAAATTTACCATGAATTCCCTTATATAATATTTCATTAATTAAGCTACTTTTACCAGAACCACTTACACCTGTAACACAAGTAAATTTACCCAATGGAATTTCAACATCAATATCTTTTAAATTATTTTGTTTTGCTCCAACTATTTTAATAAAATTACCATTTCCTTCACGGCGAGTTTTAGGAACATTAATTTTTAGTTTTCTAGATATATATTGGCCAGTAATAGACTCTGGAGTTTCCATGATTTCTTTTGGTGTTCCCTGAGCTACAATTTTACCACCATGTTCTCCTGCTCCAGGACCAATATCTACAACATAATCAGCAGATAATATTGTTTCTTCATCATGTTCTACAACAACTAATGTATTTCCTAAATCTTTAAGTCTTTTTAGTGTTTTAATAAGCTTAACATTATCTCTTTGATGAAGTCCTATACTTGGTTCATCTAAAATATATAATACTCCTACTAAACCTGAACCTATTTGAGTAGCTAGTCTAATCCTTTGAGCTTCACCGCCAGATAATGTACCTGAAGATCTAGACATTGACAAGTAATCTAATCCTACATCAACTAAAAATCTTAAACGAGCATTTATTTCTTTTAAAACTTCTTTAGCAATGAATATTTCCCTATCGGTAAGTTTTAATTCTTGGAAAAATTTATATGAATCTTTAAGTGATAAATCACAAACATCAGCAATTGATTTTCCACCAACAGTAACTGCTAATGCTTCTGGACGTAATCTCTTACCATCACAAACATGACATTTTCTATCACTCATAAATTTTGAGATATATTTTCTTGAATAGTTTGATTTTGTTTCAAAGTATAATCTCTCCATTCTTGGAATAACACCTTCAAATTTACGATTAACCATATATGATTTATTTCTACGTTTAAATGAAAATGGAATTTTATCATCACAACCATATAGTAATATGGTTTGGTGTTTGCTTGATAATTCATTAAATGGAGTGTCCATACTGAATTTGAAATGATTAGATACTGCTTCGAGCATTTGATAGTAATAATTTTCTTTTTTAGTTGAGCTAGCCCATGGAGCAATAGCTCCTTCATTTAAACTTAAATTCCTATTTGGAACTATTAAATCCGGATCCATCTCCATTTTAGAACCAATACCATTACATTCAGGACAAGCTCCTTGAGGAGCATTGAAAGAAAACATTCTAGGAGATAATTCTTCAAAGTTTAATCCACAATCAACACAAGCAAAATGTTCTGAATATTTTTTTTCATATTCTTCTTTGCCTGAAAATAAAACAGTGATTAAACCATCACTAAACTCAGATGCAGTTTCAAGAGAATCAACAAGTCTCCTTTTAAAGTCAACGCCTTTTCTAATTTTAAGCCTATCTACTACAACATCTATACTATGCCTATAGGTTTTTGCAAGTTTAATATCTTCATCTAATTGCTTAATTTCCCCATCAACTCTTACACGGATGAATCCTTTATTTCTTAAATCTTCTAATACATCTTTGTGTTGTCCTTTTTTATCACGAACCACTGGAGAGAGAATATGAATTTTTAATCCTTCACCTTCTTCGATAATATTATCTCCAATTTGACCAATAGTCTGATTAGATATTTCTTTACCACAATTAGGACAGTGGGGAACTCCAATTCGTGCAAAAAGTAATCTTAAATAATCATAAACCTCAGTAATTGTTCCAACAGTAGATCTTGGATTTTCTCTTGTTGTTTTTTGATCAATTGAAATAGCTGGAGATAAACCCTCTATATAATCCATTTCTGGTTTTTTCATTTGTCCTAAAAATTGTCTTGCATAAGCTGATAATGATTCAACATATCTACGCTGTCCTTCAGCATAAATAGTATCAAAAGCAAGAGAAGACTTACCAGATCCACTTAAACCTGTAACTACAATAAATTCATCACGAGGTACGCAAACATCAATATTTTGTAGATTATGTTCACGTGCACCTTTAATGACAATTTGTTTTTTATCTTCTGCCATGATAATCTCCCCCAATAAAATATAATAATATTAATATTATGACATCATATCATATAAAGTTTTAATAAGAGCGAATGAAAAGTAATTTATAATTAAGTCAAATTATTCTTTATCCATACCACGAAGAGCAAATAATTTATTTCTTAAATCAGCAGCCCGTTCAAAATCAAGTCTAGAAGCTGCATCTTTCATATCTTGCTCTAAGTCATTAATTAATAATTTAAGCTCATCTTTTGGTATTTTAGATACATCACTAATTGCACCATCATATTTAGTATTTTCTGAAGTTTTTTCTTTTAAAGTCCTTTTAGTTGATTTAGGTGTAATTCCATGTTCTTCATTGTATTTCATTTGTAGCCGGCGTCTTTTAAGTGTAATATCATATGCATTTTTTACAGAATCAGTCATATCATCAACATACATTATTACTCGACCATTTACATTTCTTGCAGCCCTTCCAATAGTTTGTATTAAAGATGTTTGATTTCTTAAAAATCCTTCTTTATCTGCATCTAAAATGGCTACAAGAGATACCTCTGGTAAATCAAGGCCTTCTCTTAATAAATTTACCCCAACAAGCACATCGAATGTTCCTCTTCTTAAATCATCCACGATTTC contains:
- a CDS encoding DUF368 domain-containing protein, producing the protein MGSADIVPGVSGGTIALITGIYAHLVGAISKIRFGFLKPLLKLDLTGFWDKLLEEIDFKFFIPLGLGIACALLSLSSFITYCMDFHAALTYSFFLGLIIASAYILFKKLDQITIKNVLFAFLGFISAYIFVSINPIAANHSLPVLFVSGLIAVCAMILPGISGSFLLVLLGQYKYMLNALREVHLSEIIVFLVGAVIGILGFSKILNFLVKNHEEITMAFLIGIMLGTLKIPASVVVSSVSGIFSAFTCLIIAIIAFVIIIILETKFD
- a CDS encoding MIP/aquaporin family protein, coding for MTCNIQKKFLAELLGTFFLVFFGTGSAVVTLLISDSINPNNVGIGILGGLGDWIAIALVFGLTVMVCIYLFGKISGAHLNPAVTIGLLVSKNINLIDSLYYIIGQVIGACLGSLALYLCLGAPAVLIGGLGATAPGLGVSYLQAMFAEFLGTFFLVIVVMGVAIDKKAEPGFAGISIGMTVTAVIAVLGAFTGASINPARTFGPYFMDMLLGGANLWIFFPIYLIGPILGGICAALVYQYLAKGTDVCELPQPFRE
- a CDS encoding DUF2193 domain-containing protein codes for the protein MRELYEKMISEAMAAQKADIEVISKNRYNSFKISDAKPYADAVSKMKALDIQAESVINLHKKSVESHFDVLSSITDTIVSEDDPFIEHFQTPPVLEILCEEDGKFADSIDKFVQAIADCEALIARESIRRYGGFYGPTCVVDFALMPGSTSNVVNQILQKTDIPLLHKQAILSAKSWGMNTSYGIGDVFANAIESGATASEATEKEIAILQDIYKNSIEAQGKLMDDSKHSSFDVRDYMNKYKKKMTSTVKSAMDDEVHYGNIVTVPAYCVGDIGHHIGQSTYNMCKDDVTLAIVQTVAEVIESSLTNNLDNYKHAFNVLSLATGSAACASEYILELDGFNAPMVVDLLSKRYHNYVQLYPTRGAAAELHNCDFMDMIYRGFNAISDARKYRAGLKTDLVPKISDLDVDLGPILENEIIMNPQRYTYPACAITVRFSSLMRLADYPCLLTSEPITATMMTNVIALDKNLPGSPVRGCKNCAASSLVDNKHEYCQWREAV
- the uvrA gene encoding excinuclease ABC subunit UvrA, translating into MAEDKKQIVIKGAREHNLQNIDVCVPRDEFIVVTGLSGSGKSSLAFDTIYAEGQRRYVESLSAYARQFLGQMKKPEMDYIEGLSPAISIDQKTTRENPRSTVGTITEVYDYLRLLFARIGVPHCPNCGKEISNQTIGQIGDNIIEEGEGLKIHILSPVVRDKKGQHKDVLEDLRNKGFIRVRVDGEIKQLDEDIKLAKTYRHSIDVVVDRLKIRKGVDFKRRLVDSLETASEFSDGLITVLFSGKEEYEKKYSEHFACVDCGLNFEELSPRMFSFNAPQGACPECNGIGSKMEMDPDLIVPNRNLSLNEGAIAPWASSTKKENYYYQMLEAVSNHFKFSMDTPFNELSSKHQTILLYGCDDKIPFSFKRRNKSYMVNRKFEGVIPRMERLYFETKSNYSRKYISKFMSDRKCHVCDGKRLRPEALAVTVGGKSIADVCDLSLKDSYKFFQELKLTDREIFIAKEVLKEINARLRFLVDVGLDYLSMSRSSGTLSGGEAQRIRLATQIGSGLVGVLYILDEPSIGLHQRDNVKLIKTLKRLKDLGNTLVVVEHDEETILSADYVVDIGPGAGEHGGKIVAQGTPKEIMETPESITGQYISRKLKINVPKTRREGNGNFIKIVGAKQNNLKDIDVEIPLGKFTCVTGVSGSGKSSLINEILYKGIHGKFARKFTFAGKYDEIEGTENIDKIIAIDQKPIGRTPRSNPATYTGVFTDIRDLFAQTPEAKARGYKPGRFSFNVKGGRCEACSGDGIVQIEMHFLADVYVPCEVCGGKRYNEETLDIRYKGKNIYEVLEMTVEEALEFFEHIPKINKKLQTLYDVGLGYMKIGQPATTLSGGEAQRIKLAKELSRTSTGKTLYILDEPTTGLHFDDIKKLLEVLARLTDAGNSVVVIEHNLDVIKTADHIIDLGPEGGDGGGQVIASGTPEEIAKSGTYTGQFLEKILNENITPYAKELIDIKVSK